In a genomic window of Mycolicibacter heraklionensis:
- a CDS encoding alkaline phosphatase family protein — protein MTKVKQFLCGAAVASLVAGTGAAAGTQVGLSTLTADWMLTAEHVLLIGLDGVTLSKVLEYAYGDDSGFKTAMDQGITGTASLTNHTTLSGPSWSTILTGVWDDKHGVYNNLFRPEPYNAWPSVFNLIEYNKPEIDTTIISNWEYLNQLADTGGYAVDNNIFVPAGDSPADSDELVTALTIAQILGTADNPDDISSFLFSYQSQADHAGHSFAGGSEEYMQAIINLGANIQEILAAIAQVQAITGDDWSIIVTTDHGHQQTVTLPGLSIGHGFQSPNETTSFVIFDQAGDHATDGSQNLNYSIADITPTILSLFGIPLRSDFDGVSMAFDPTVLNGNVTPADLKQALTDAIAMYGYPNIGNDLTLGIRTVFASIPYFLDKFVTQIDQYLQGIVDQDIFGISALAEGTQWLVNTVGGAVVDSTNAVAGVVAHLLGSGVIAPEDTPLPAPGSAEFSDLSQLLNIEALLG, from the coding sequence GTGACAAAGGTGAAGCAGTTTCTGTGCGGTGCGGCCGTCGCCAGCCTGGTTGCGGGAACCGGAGCGGCGGCAGGGACGCAGGTCGGCCTGTCGACGCTGACCGCCGACTGGATGCTCACCGCCGAGCACGTGTTGCTGATCGGCCTCGACGGCGTCACCCTCTCGAAGGTCCTGGAGTACGCCTATGGCGACGACAGCGGGTTCAAGACGGCGATGGACCAGGGCATTACCGGAACCGCAAGTCTGACCAACCACACCACTCTCTCCGGGCCGTCGTGGTCGACGATCCTCACCGGCGTGTGGGACGACAAGCACGGGGTCTACAACAACCTGTTCCGGCCCGAGCCGTACAACGCGTGGCCGTCGGTGTTCAACCTGATCGAGTACAACAAGCCGGAGATCGACACCACGATCATCAGCAATTGGGAGTACCTCAACCAATTGGCCGACACCGGCGGATACGCGGTCGACAACAACATCTTCGTCCCGGCCGGGGACAGTCCCGCCGACAGCGACGAGCTGGTCACCGCGCTCACCATCGCCCAGATCCTCGGCACGGCCGACAACCCGGATGACATCTCGAGTTTCCTGTTCTCCTACCAGTCGCAGGCCGACCACGCCGGGCACTCGTTCGCCGGCGGGTCGGAAGAATATATGCAGGCCATCATCAATCTCGGGGCCAACATCCAGGAGATCCTGGCCGCGATCGCTCAGGTGCAGGCGATCACCGGCGACGACTGGTCGATCATCGTCACCACCGACCACGGCCACCAGCAGACGGTGACCCTTCCCGGGCTCAGCATCGGCCACGGCTTCCAGTCGCCCAATGAGACAACGTCGTTCGTCATCTTCGATCAAGCCGGTGATCACGCGACCGACGGCAGCCAGAACCTGAACTACTCGATCGCCGACATCACGCCGACGATCTTGTCGCTGTTCGGCATTCCGCTGCGCTCGGACTTCGACGGCGTCTCCATGGCATTCGACCCGACCGTCCTGAACGGCAACGTCACGCCCGCCGACCTCAAACAGGCCCTCACCGACGCGATCGCGATGTACGGCTACCCGAACATCGGCAACGACCTCACGCTGGGCATCCGGACGGTGTTCGCCTCCATCCCCTACTTCCTCGACAAATTTGTGACCCAGATCGACCAGTACCTGCAGGGGATCGTCGACCAGGACATCTTCGGAATCAGCGCACTGGCCGAGGGCACCCAGTGGCTGGTCAACACCGTCGGCGGGGCGGTGGTCGACTCGACAAACGCCGTGGCCGGGGTGGTCGCCCACCTGTTGGGGTCGGGCGTGATCGCGCCCGAAGACACGCCGCTACCGGCGCCGGGCAGCGCCGAGTTCTCCGACCTGTCTCAACTGCTCAACATCGAGGCCCTGCTGGGCTGA
- a CDS encoding alkaline phosphatase family protein produces MTKVKQFLCGTAVASLVAGTGAAVVGTQPGLSAVTAEWMLAAEHVLLLGTDGTNLDKILEYAYNDDSGFKMLMDRGITAATTIAGHMTMSTPSWSTILTGVWDDKHGVVSNVYRPEPYTTWPSVFNLIEYNKPEVDTTVISGRGLFTDMASTGGYPADNIIGISGGSTSAEMDYLVTQETISRILATTNNPNLDTFMFSYQSQVDHAGHSYGGGSDEYRDAVINVGANFKEILEAVAAAEAATGDRWTIIAVTDHGHQQNPDLFGFSLGHGFQSPNETSSFVMLSLAGNDAQAGGQSLSYQTVDITPTILQAFGIPMRSDFDGVPMQTDPDILNGIVFPADLKQALTDAIHSYGYPNIGIDIMLSIRALAGGAGYFLENYALPPILNFLQSIVDKDIFLVSGLAEGAQWVLKTVGEATADVLTDIGRVVAYFTGAGVIPPNDAPLPVPGGAEFTGSLDSLLADHAFAAPDLGGAELPLLLDVDAPLS; encoded by the coding sequence GTGACGAAGGTGAAGCAGTTTCTGTGCGGTACGGCCGTCGCCAGCCTGGTTGCGGGAACGGGTGCGGCGGTCGTGGGGACGCAGCCGGGCCTGTCCGCCGTGACCGCCGAGTGGATGCTCGCCGCCGAGCACGTGCTGCTGCTGGGCACCGACGGCACCAACCTGGACAAGATCCTGGAGTACGCCTACAACGACGACAGCGGCTTCAAGATGCTGATGGACCGGGGCATCACCGCGGCCACCACCATCGCAGGCCATATGACGATGTCCACGCCGTCGTGGTCGACGATTCTCACCGGGGTGTGGGACGACAAGCACGGGGTGGTCAGCAACGTCTACCGGCCCGAGCCGTACACCACCTGGCCGTCGGTGTTCAACCTGATCGAGTACAACAAGCCAGAGGTCGACACCACCGTGATCTCCGGCCGGGGCCTGTTCACCGACATGGCCTCCACGGGCGGCTATCCGGCCGACAACATCATCGGCATCTCCGGTGGCTCCACCTCGGCGGAGATGGACTACCTGGTCACCCAGGAGACGATCTCCCGGATTCTGGCGACCACGAACAACCCGAACCTCGACACGTTCATGTTCTCCTACCAGTCGCAGGTCGACCACGCCGGACACTCGTACGGCGGCGGTTCGGATGAGTACCGAGACGCCGTCATCAACGTCGGGGCCAACTTCAAAGAGATTCTGGAGGCGGTCGCCGCCGCCGAGGCGGCCACCGGCGATCGCTGGACGATCATCGCGGTCACCGACCACGGCCACCAGCAGAACCCAGACCTGTTCGGATTCAGCCTCGGCCACGGCTTCCAGTCGCCCAACGAGACGTCGAGTTTCGTGATGTTGTCGCTGGCTGGAAATGACGCGCAGGCCGGCGGCCAGAGCTTGAGCTACCAGACCGTCGACATCACGCCCACCATCCTGCAGGCTTTCGGGATCCCGATGCGGTCGGACTTCGACGGTGTCCCGATGCAGACCGACCCGGACATCCTCAACGGCATCGTGTTCCCGGCCGATCTCAAGCAGGCACTCACCGACGCGATCCACAGCTACGGCTACCCGAACATCGGCATCGACATCATGCTGAGCATCCGGGCGCTGGCGGGCGGGGCCGGCTACTTCCTCGAGAATTACGCGCTGCCGCCCATCCTCAACTTCCTGCAGTCGATCGTCGACAAGGACATCTTCCTGGTCAGCGGGCTCGCCGAGGGCGCACAGTGGGTGCTCAAGACCGTCGGCGAGGCCACGGCCGACGTGCTCACCGATATCGGCAGGGTGGTTGCGTACTTCACCGGGGCCGGCGTCATCCCACCGAACGACGCGCCGCTGCCCGTTCCGGGGGGCGCCGAGTTCACCGGTTCGCTGGACTCCTTGCTGGCGGACCACGCCTTCGCAGCCCCCGACCTGGGCGGCGCCGAGCTGCCCCTGCTGCTCGACGTGGATGCCCCGCTGAGCTGA
- a CDS encoding TetR family transcriptional regulator — translation MNSRTPNSRSGRTRPPRPERPPRPERPPRPVRTDGPERVSREERKEATRRAIINAALTLLAERSFSALSLREVTRAAHIVPAAFYRHFESMDALGLVLIDESFRALRETLRDARTGGVDPSRVIESSVEVLVDSVASRPEYWRFINRERFSGVTVLRYAIRTEIRLITSELATDLARFPGFNAWSAEDLNILAGLFVNAMIVTAEAIEDAPDAETLAEIKHVAVKQLRMIAVAAGGWRSKP, via the coding sequence GTGAACAGTCGTACGCCGAATTCACGGTCCGGGCGCACGCGGCCACCCCGGCCCGAACGTCCGCCGCGTCCCGAGCGGCCTCCGCGTCCAGTTCGGACCGACGGTCCGGAACGGGTTTCGCGCGAGGAGCGCAAGGAAGCCACCCGTCGCGCCATCATCAACGCGGCGCTGACCCTGCTGGCCGAACGCAGCTTCAGCGCACTGAGCCTGCGCGAGGTGACTCGGGCCGCCCACATCGTTCCGGCCGCTTTCTACCGCCATTTCGAGTCGATGGACGCCCTCGGCCTGGTGCTCATCGACGAATCGTTTCGCGCGCTGCGTGAGACACTGCGCGACGCCCGAACCGGCGGTGTGGACCCCAGCCGGGTCATCGAGTCCTCGGTGGAGGTCCTGGTCGACAGCGTGGCCTCCCGCCCCGAATACTGGCGATTCATCAACCGGGAACGCTTCAGCGGGGTGACCGTGCTGCGCTATGCGATCCGCACCGAGATCCGGCTGATCACTTCCGAGCTGGCCACCGATCTGGCACGGTTCCCGGGGTTCAATGCGTGGAGCGCCGAGGATCTCAACATCTTGGCGGGGCTGTTCGTCAACGCGATGATCGTCACCGCGGAGGCCATCGAGGACGCCCCGGACGCCGAGACGCTCGCCGAGATCAAACATGTTGCGGTCAAACAACTCCGGATGATCGCGGTCGCCGCCGGCGGCTGGCGCAGCAAGCCGTGA
- a CDS encoding DUF4185 domain-containing protein translates to MHPAARNAPGKLADVTGPGITDRWGVTCADLGASVLAPNGTLVSVFGDTFAGERVGQGDWRSPVILIGTGDAGHRVRYQRAGGTDAHYARQLWHYRHREPASRLDRYAISTVIPSDLLRVEQMLYLHAIVNRGFGTVAWTEIWQSADNGVTWRNIGTRFPARLHRGYAQCWSWDYDPDDGWVYVVSTGFQRDKGVILRRVRPADIGDPGKYSGWGYRGERRAWGRTPVPITPPGETWGELSLRRLAPQTWVLGGFASSRYALGYRVLRSPTSELAEAPLQRPLLGSTWDDEDHARGRVAQLYGGYVLPGSRVDRTGGVGLMVSQWNTAHGWPYRVMQFRATLLSGEKVL, encoded by the coding sequence GTGCACCCCGCCGCGCGGAACGCCCCCGGGAAGCTGGCCGATGTCACCGGCCCGGGGATCACCGACCGGTGGGGCGTGACGTGCGCGGACCTGGGCGCCTCAGTACTGGCCCCTAACGGCACGCTGGTATCGGTGTTCGGCGACACCTTCGCCGGAGAGCGGGTGGGCCAGGGCGATTGGCGGTCGCCGGTGATCCTGATCGGTACCGGCGATGCGGGGCATCGGGTGCGCTACCAACGAGCCGGCGGCACCGATGCGCACTACGCCCGCCAGCTGTGGCACTACCGACACCGCGAACCGGCCTCTCGGCTGGACCGCTACGCCATCAGCACCGTGATCCCGTCAGATCTGCTGCGGGTGGAGCAGATGCTCTACCTGCACGCGATCGTCAACCGCGGGTTCGGCACGGTGGCGTGGACCGAGATCTGGCAATCGGCCGACAACGGAGTCACCTGGCGCAACATCGGGACGCGGTTCCCCGCGCGGCTGCATCGCGGGTACGCCCAATGCTGGTCCTGGGACTACGACCCCGACGACGGCTGGGTGTATGTGGTCTCGACCGGCTTCCAGCGCGACAAGGGCGTGATCCTGCGGAGGGTGCGCCCCGCCGATATCGGCGATCCCGGCAAGTACTCCGGCTGGGGGTACCGCGGCGAGCGCCGAGCCTGGGGCCGCACCCCGGTGCCCATCACCCCGCCCGGCGAGACATGGGGTGAGCTGTCGCTGCGGCGCCTGGCCCCGCAGACCTGGGTTCTCGGCGGATTCGCATCGTCGCGCTACGCCCTGGGCTACCGGGTGCTGCGCTCCCCCACCTCCGAACTGGCCGAGGCGCCGCTGCAACGACCGCTGCTCGGGAGCACCTGGGACGACGAGGATCACGCGCGAGGCCGCGTCGCGCAGCTCTACGGCGGCTATGTGCTGCCCGGTTCCCGGGTGGATCGCACCGGCGGCGTGGGTCTGATGGTGTCGCAGTGGAACACCGCACACGGCTGGCCATACCGCGTGATGCAGTTCCGGGCAACGTTGCTCAGCGGCGAGAAAGTCCTCTAG